The Juglans microcarpa x Juglans regia isolate MS1-56 chromosome 2S, Jm3101_v1.0, whole genome shotgun sequence genome has a window encoding:
- the LOC121252849 gene encoding telomere repeat-binding factor 4-like, whose product MGNPKQKWTSEEEEALRAGVAKHGTGKWKDIQRDPEFNTVLFSRTNIDLKDKWRNMSVSAGQGPREKSRTPKTKPNPDAPATPLAILQTSTAAPVANIATTDPNMDDSSKSLMDGKNASRYNAMIFEALSTLKEPDGLDTGKIVSFIEKRHDVPQNFRRLLSTRLRRLVAQDKLEKVQNCYKMKNDVSSETPTQKQDIQCKQLQSIDDVPTEDTIKEVAEAAAYKIAEAENKLFVAAEAIKEAERISKMAEDTDSLLQLAKEIFEKCSQGQMVFMA is encoded by the exons atgggaaatccaaaacaaaagtgGACAtcggaggaagaagaagcattACGTGCCGGAGTGGCCAAGCACGGCACCGGCAAATGGAAGGACATCCAGAGAGACCCTGAGTTCAATACCGTCCTCTTCTCTCGCACCAACATTGATCTCAAG GATAAATGGCGGAATATGAGTGTTAGTGCTGGCCAAGGCCCCAGGGAAAAATCACGGACACCAAAAACAAAACCTAACCCTGATGCTCCCGCCACTCCATTGGCCATTTTACAGACCTCAACTGCTGCTCCAGTTGCAAATATTGCAACAACTGATCCAAATATGGATGATTCTTCAAAAAGCTTAATGGATGGGAAAAATGCTTCAAG GTACAATGCAATGATCTTTGAAGCACTTTCAACCTTGAAAGAACCAGATGGACTGGATACTGGTAAAATTGTTAGCTTTATTGAG AAAAGGCACGATGTTCCACAAAATTTTAGGAGGCTATTAAGTACAAGGTTGAGAAGGCTGGTTGCACAAGACAAACTTGAAAAG GTCCAAAACTGCTACAAGATGAAAAATGATGTCTCATCTGAGACACCTACCCAAAAACAGGACATCCAATGTAAGCAATTGCAGAGCATTGATGATGTGCCTACAGAAGATACAATAAAGGAAGTAGCAGAGGCTGCTGCTTACAAGATTGCTGAAGCAGAAAACAAATTATTTGTAGCAGCTGAAGCAATTAAGGAGGCAGAGAGAATTTCAAAGATGGCTGAAGACACGGATTCACTTTTACAGTTGGCAAAAGAGATTTTTGAGAAAT GTTCACAAGGTCAAATGGTGTTTATGGCTTAG
- the LOC121253647 gene encoding diacylglycerol O-acyltransferase 1-like codes for MEISDIPDRKATATLPHTGSDLRKRPRAIPQVSGLTSETKDPDPGYSVSETGKSCEDEGNRSEAVIQSANHVANGNDGGDKTANGLDRGTDFAAVKLAYRPSAPAHRRIKESPLSSDAIFKESHAGLLNLCIVVLVAVNSRLIIENLMKYGLLIRTGFWFSSRSLRDWPLLMCCLTLPIFPLATFIVEKLVQQKYIHEPVVVLLQVILTTAVVLFPVFVILRCDSAVLSGVTLMLFACIVWLKLVSYAHTNHDMRALAKSIEKGDVQPNSLNTDYPCSVNFKSLAYFMVAPTLCYQTTYPRTPYIRKGWVVRQFFNLIIFTGVMGFIIEQYINPIVKNSQHPLKGNLLYAIERVLKLSVPNLYVWLCMFYCFFHLWLNILAELLRFGDREFYKDWWNAKTVEEYWRMWNMPVHKWMIRHIYFPCLRNGIPKGVASLIAFLVSAVFHELCIAVPCHMFKLWAFIGIMFQVPLVLITNYLQNKFRNSMVGNMIFWFIFCILGQPMCVLLYYHDLMNRKGKTE; via the exons ATGGAGATTTCGGATATTCCCGATAGAAAAGCCACCGCCACGCTCCCTCACACCGGCTCTGATCTTCGAAAACGCCCTCGCGCTATTCCACAAGTCTCCGGCTTAACTTCCGAAACTAAAGATCCCGACCCGGGTTATTCGGTGAGTGAAACCGGGAAGAGCTGCGAGGACGAGGGGAATCGGAGTGAAGCTGTAATTCAGTCGGCGAATCACGTGGCCAATGGGAACGACGGAGGCGACAAGACTGCAAACGGTCTGGATCGGGGAACGGATTTCGCGGCGGTGAAACTCGCGTATCGGCCATCGGCTCCTGCTCATCGGAGAATAAAGGAGAGCCCTCTTAGCTCTGATGCAATCTTCAAAGAG AGTCATGCAGGTCTCCTTAATCTCTGTATAGTAGTGCTAGTTGCTGTAAACAGCAGACTCATCATTGAGAATCTTATGAAG TATGGTTTGTTAATTAGGACCGGTTTTTGGTTTAGTTCAAGATCATTGAGAGATTGGCCCCTTCTTATGTGTTG CCTTACACTCCCGATATTCCCACTTGCTACCTTTATAGTGGAAAAATTAGTACAACAGAAGTATATCCATGAACCC GTTGTTGTTTTACTTCAAGTAATCCTTACAACAGCTGTGGTTTTGTTCccagtttttgttattttgag GTGTGACTCTGCTGTTTTATCTGGTGTCACTTTGATGCTCTTCGCTTGCATTGTATGGTTAAAATTGGTATCTTATGCGCACACAAACCATGATATGAGAGCACTTGCCAAATCAATTGAAAAG GGCGATGTCCAGCCCAATTCTCTGAATACGGATTATCCTTGCAGTGTTAACTTCAAGAGTTTGGCTTACTTCATGGTTGCCCCAACCTTGTGTTATCAG ACAACCTATCCTCGTACGCCATACATTCGAAAGGGCTGGGTGGTTCGTCAgtttttcaatttgataatatttacAGGTGTTATGGGATTCATAATAGAACAA TATATTAATCCTATTGTCAAGAACTCACAGCATCCCTTGAAAGGGAACCTTTTATATGCCATAGAAAGGGTTTTGAAGCTTTCGGTCCCAAATTTATACGTGTGGCTTTGCATGTTCTACTGCTTCTTTCACCTCTG GTTAAATATACTGGCTGAACTTCTTCGCTTTGGTGATCGGGAGTTTTACAAAGATTGGTGGAATGCTAAAACGGTTGAAGAG TACTGGAGAATGTGGAATATG CCTGTGCATAAATGGATGATTCGCCATATCTATTTTCCATGCCTGCGGAATGGGATACCAAAG GGTGTGGCCAGTCTAATCGCCTTCCTTGTGTCTGCTGTATTCCATGAG CTATGCATTGCTGTTCCATGCCACATGTTCAAGTTGTGGGCTTTTATTGGCATAATGTTTCAG GTTCCCTTGGTTCTGATCACTAATTACCTGCAAAATAAGTTCAGAAACTCAATG GTGGGAAATATGATATTCTGGTTCATTTTCTGTATTCTCGGTCAACCTATGTGTGTTCTTCTATACTACCACGACCTAATGAACCGGAAAGGGAAGACTGAATAA